From a single Apium graveolens cultivar Ventura chromosome 2, ASM990537v1, whole genome shotgun sequence genomic region:
- the LOC141694770 gene encoding uncharacterized protein LOC141694770 yields the protein MCLAIIKRTISTSFWGSIAKSTSAKKFLSEIEQYFAKNDKAKTSNLLSKHMTMKYKGKGNIREYIIGMSNLAGKLKEINLELSDELLVHLVLISLPPQFGHFMVSYNTQKEKWTLNELISHCV from the coding sequence ATGTGTCTGGCGATCATAAAGCGAACAATTTCAACTAGCTTTTGGGGCTCTATTGCTAAGAGCACAAGTGCCAAAAAGTTCCTCTCCGAGATTGAGCAATATTTTGCTAAGAATGACAAAGCGAAAACGAGTAATCTTCTGTCAAAACACATGACCATGAAGTATAAAGGAAAGGGGAACATAAGGGAGTACATCATTGGAATGTCTAATCTTGCTGGCAAACTCAAAGAAATCAATTTAGAACTTTCGGATGAGCTACTTGTTCACTTGGTTCTTATTTCTCTGCCTCCTCAGTTTGGACACTTTATGGTGAGTTATAATACTCAAAAGGAAAAATGGACTCTTAATGAGCTCATTTCACACTGTGTGTAA